Proteins encoded in a region of the Planococcus shixiaomingii genome:
- a CDS encoding ester cyclase, whose protein sequence is MISPGKKMVAERWFHEYFTQGNVEVIEELTTEDFVYHARDSDHPKETMKSFMKWFRSVFHDDEWELNDFIEQENKLVVRYTGWLTYKGGWFGIPPNNQRVKETGMMIFKFEGERVNELWCENSDAAILYELGALKKAAHEVY, encoded by the coding sequence ATGATTAGTCCAGGGAAGAAAATGGTCGCGGAAAGATGGTTTCATGAGTATTTTACACAAGGGAATGTTGAGGTAATCGAGGAGTTAACAACAGAAGATTTCGTTTATCACGCAAGAGACAGCGATCACCCAAAAGAAACGATGAAGAGTTTCATGAAGTGGTTTCGTTCGGTGTTTCATGACGATGAGTGGGAACTGAACGATTTTATTGAGCAAGAAAATAAGTTGGTAGTCCGCTATACGGGCTGGCTGACATACAAGGGCGGCTGGTTTGGCATTCCCCCGAATAATCAGCGGGTCAAGGAGACGGGCATGATGATTTTCAAGTTCGAAGGCGAGCGCGTGAATGAATTGTGGTGCGAAAACAGCGATGCGGCGATTTTGTATGAACTCGGTGCGCTGAAAAAAGCAGCGCACGAGGTTTATTGA
- a CDS encoding MarR family winged helix-turn-helix transcriptional regulator → MPTENQSTTAAVELLQSFGSVHKNLFRFVQKSAADHGLSVPQYSILITLISEPALTQKIIGDKTFLPKSTLSQAVDGLVKEGLLKRQQVEGNRREVLLALSEKGLEFIRKLHMKEGSVLDVFQTVINALEPQEVEGLLKTHNRINLLLETIQLEERLK, encoded by the coding sequence ATGCCAACTGAAAATCAAAGCACCACTGCAGCAGTTGAACTGCTGCAGTCGTTTGGGAGTGTCCACAAAAACTTGTTTCGTTTTGTTCAAAAGTCGGCGGCGGACCATGGGTTGTCGGTGCCGCAGTACAGCATTTTAATCACCCTGATTTCAGAACCGGCGTTGACCCAAAAAATCATTGGCGACAAAACGTTTCTGCCAAAAAGCACGCTTAGCCAAGCCGTCGACGGCTTGGTAAAGGAAGGGTTATTGAAACGCCAGCAAGTGGAGGGCAATCGCCGGGAAGTGCTCTTAGCGTTAAGTGAAAAAGGGCTCGAGTTTATTCGGAAGCTTCACATGAAAGAAGGCAGCGTCCTCGATGTGTTTCAAACAGTGATTAATGCATTGGAGCCTCAGGAAGTGGAAGGGCTGCTCAAAACCCACAATCGCATCAATTTGTTGCTGGAAACCATCCAACTAGAGGAGCGGTTGAAATGA
- a CDS encoding GNAT family N-acetyltransferase translates to MIRTDRLDLLPFTFKQVEAILNGNNELEQLINSSVPKEWPSQAYVKTLEAKKEKLAQTPEDSQWSRIVVDREARQLVGEIGCKGAPDENGTVEIGYGIVESFRNNGYATEMVMGLVEWLKEKQLATKITANCLEANKPSIKVLEKSGFKQTHVADGLIYWEIG, encoded by the coding sequence ATGATCAGAACAGATCGACTTGATTTATTGCCATTCACATTCAAGCAAGTGGAGGCGATTCTAAACGGCAATAACGAATTAGAACAACTGATTAACAGCAGTGTGCCGAAAGAATGGCCAAGTCAGGCATACGTGAAAACATTGGAAGCGAAGAAAGAGAAGTTAGCGCAAACACCGGAAGACAGCCAGTGGAGCCGAATCGTAGTGGACCGGGAAGCAAGACAGTTGGTTGGCGAAATCGGCTGCAAAGGCGCACCGGACGAAAACGGCACAGTCGAGATTGGTTACGGCATTGTGGAAAGTTTCCGCAACAATGGCTATGCAACCGAAATGGTGATGGGGCTAGTTGAATGGTTAAAAGAAAAGCAACTGGCTACGAAAATTACTGCCAATTGCTTAGAGGCGAATAAACCCTCGATCAAAGTGCTGGAGAAGTCCGGTTTCAAGCAAACCCATGTGGCTGATGGATTGATTTATTGGGAGATTGGATAG
- a CDS encoding MFS transporter has translation MNKKQTQRVLIASLVGSSIEWFDYFLYGTVAALVFNQLFFVNEDPTVGLLLAYASFALAFFIRPFGGVVFSHIGDRIGRKKTLVLTLSLMGIATFGMGLLPTYQAIGVWAPILLITLRLIQGLGIGGEWGGALLLAVEYAPEDKKGLFGSIPQMGVTIGMLMGTIALWIMTLLPDDSFMTWGWRVPFILSAFLVIFGLWIRKGIDETPAFKKVQESGEIPKLPIVDTLKYHWREVLIAIGAKVVETAPFYIFSTFIVSYATTNLGFDRTEALTAVMVATVVTTILIPIMGNLSDKVGRKKLYVTGTIAMALFAFPYFWMIQQGSVALLVLATVIGLGIIWAPITAVLGTMFSEIFEAKVRYTGISLGYQIGAAVAGGTAPLVATALLAEFNNSYIPVALYIVFTSLISLVAIWAVKDKGQQRAGQKIIVKGSRV, from the coding sequence ATGAATAAAAAACAAACGCAACGTGTCTTAATTGCCAGCTTAGTCGGAAGTTCCATTGAGTGGTTTGACTATTTCTTATATGGAACGGTTGCTGCACTTGTTTTCAATCAGCTCTTTTTTGTCAATGAAGATCCGACAGTTGGACTTTTACTAGCTTATGCATCTTTCGCTTTAGCATTCTTTATACGGCCATTCGGCGGAGTGGTGTTCAGTCATATCGGCGACCGCATCGGACGCAAAAAGACTTTGGTCTTAACGCTTAGTTTGATGGGGATTGCCACTTTTGGGATGGGGTTATTGCCCACTTATCAAGCAATCGGCGTTTGGGCACCGATTCTATTAATCACTCTTCGCCTAATCCAAGGCTTAGGGATCGGCGGCGAATGGGGAGGAGCTTTGCTGTTAGCTGTCGAGTATGCACCTGAAGATAAAAAAGGCTTGTTTGGCAGTATCCCGCAAATGGGGGTTACAATCGGGATGTTGATGGGGACAATCGCATTATGGATCATGACGCTGCTTCCAGATGATTCGTTCATGACGTGGGGCTGGCGCGTACCGTTTATCTTGAGTGCGTTCTTGGTTATTTTCGGGCTTTGGATCCGCAAAGGCATTGACGAAACACCGGCTTTCAAAAAAGTGCAGGAATCTGGAGAAATTCCAAAACTGCCGATTGTCGACACTTTAAAGTACCATTGGCGCGAAGTATTGATCGCCATTGGAGCAAAAGTGGTGGAAACAGCACCGTTCTATATTTTCAGTACATTCATCGTTTCATATGCGACTACCAACTTAGGGTTTGACCGGACAGAAGCGTTAACAGCTGTTATGGTTGCTACTGTAGTTACAACGATTTTAATTCCAATCATGGGGAATTTATCAGATAAAGTGGGCCGCAAGAAATTGTATGTGACTGGCACGATTGCGATGGCACTGTTTGCTTTCCCTTATTTCTGGATGATTCAACAAGGTTCAGTAGCATTGCTTGTGCTGGCGACGGTCATCGGACTCGGCATCATATGGGCGCCAATTACAGCGGTTCTTGGAACAATGTTCTCTGAAATCTTTGAAGCGAAAGTTCGCTATACGGGCATTTCGCTCGGATACCAGATCGGTGCAGCAGTAGCCGGCGGAACAGCGCCGCTTGTTGCAACCGCACTCTTAGCAGAATTTAATAATTCGTATATTCCTGTCGCGCTTTACATCGTCTTCACTTCTCTTATTTCCTTAGTGGCGATTTGGGCTGTAAAAGACAAGGGGCAACAGCGTGCTGGACAAAAAATAATAGTGAAAGGGAGCCGCGTATAA
- a CDS encoding TIGR01777 family oxidoreductase: protein MERKVVIAGGTGFIGRYFEKRFLEEGYQVHIISRQDKHLSWLDHTGIVDALDGAEMLINLAGKSVNCRYNKRNKEEIMESRIETTQILGNAMYACENAPTLWINSSTATIYRHAKDRPMTESTGEIGTGFSVEVAKAWEQSLFAFNLPRTRQVALRTAIVLGENGGVMTPYLNMVRFGLGGVQGPGDQMFSWIHIEDLYRIVLFLQDQPQLSGVFNCSAPNPVSNRDLMAELRKKIKRPMGVRAPSWMLEMGAVMIRTETELVLKSRWVLPERLQQAGFKFKYETIDEALEQIVH, encoded by the coding sequence GTGGAACGTAAAGTAGTCATCGCTGGAGGAACAGGATTTATTGGCCGTTACTTTGAAAAAAGGTTTTTGGAAGAGGGTTACCAAGTCCATATTATTTCCAGGCAGGATAAGCATTTGTCCTGGCTTGACCATACTGGAATTGTAGATGCGTTGGACGGAGCAGAGATGCTGATTAACTTGGCGGGCAAGTCGGTAAACTGCCGCTACAACAAACGAAACAAAGAAGAAATCATGGAGTCAAGAATCGAAACGACACAGATTTTGGGGAATGCCATGTATGCGTGCGAGAATGCGCCGACATTATGGATCAATTCCAGTACGGCAACCATTTATCGGCATGCAAAAGACCGTCCAATGACGGAGTCGACTGGAGAAATCGGCACTGGATTTTCAGTGGAAGTGGCCAAGGCGTGGGAGCAGTCGCTCTTTGCTTTTAATTTGCCCCGCACACGCCAAGTAGCGCTTCGGACAGCCATTGTGTTAGGGGAAAACGGAGGCGTCATGACGCCGTATTTGAATATGGTGCGTTTCGGCCTTGGCGGCGTGCAAGGGCCAGGAGACCAAATGTTCAGCTGGATCCACATTGAAGATTTGTACCGAATTGTGCTGTTTCTTCAAGACCAGCCGCAGTTAAGCGGAGTCTTCAACTGTTCCGCGCCAAATCCGGTATCGAACCGCGATTTGATGGCGGAGCTGCGCAAAAAAATCAAACGTCCGATGGGCGTCCGGGCACCGTCCTGGATGCTCGAAATGGGTGCTGTGATGATCCGCACCGAGACGGAACTGGTGCTGAAGAGCCGTTGGGTTCTGCCGGAACGGCTGCAGCAAGCAGGCTTCAAGTTCAAATATGAAACGATTGATGAAGCTTTAGAGCAGATTGTCCATTGA
- a CDS encoding ABC transporter ATP-binding protein → MIKILKNLTVYKWFIAVVVVLVFVQSMADLYLPRLMADIIDNGVVTGNTPYIWKIGGIMLLVSAVGVIASVIASFYSARAAMGLGRDLRRRVFNHVGKFTLQEFDKVGTASLITRTTNDITQVQQVVIMMLRMVISAPIMLVGGLILAISQDAKLSLVILAAMPVLAGSIIMIFKKGMPLFQEVQKRLDRLNLVLRENLTGIRVIRAFNREAEEQVRMTKANRDLTNVSIQVNRIMAFIMPVMMLVMNLTVVGIIWFGGYRINSGAMQIGELMAFIQYVMLIMFALVMASVMFIMIPRAAVSANRINEVLEMEPSFVDDGTQKADRERGTLQFDDVTFSYPGAEKPALSNISFSTRPGEITAIIGGTGSGKTTLVNLIPRFYEITSGAIRVNGVDIREASQDEVRSKLGFVPQKAILFTGTIADNIRFGKQDASEEEIEHAARVAQATDFIERMPEGYNSEIEQGGSNLSGGQKQRLSIARALIRKPDLYVFDDSFSALDYKTDARLRSALKSETTNATVLLVAQRVSTVVDADRIIVLEQGRIAGMGTHEELLETNGVYREIVLSQLTEEEIA, encoded by the coding sequence ATGATTAAAATCCTGAAAAACTTAACTGTCTACAAATGGTTTATTGCCGTAGTCGTCGTTCTCGTTTTCGTCCAATCGATGGCGGATCTTTATTTGCCGCGTTTGATGGCGGACATTATCGATAACGGCGTTGTCACTGGAAATACCCCGTATATTTGGAAAATTGGCGGCATCATGCTGCTGGTGTCAGCGGTAGGTGTGATCGCTTCGGTCATTGCGAGCTTTTATTCGGCTAGGGCTGCGATGGGGTTAGGGCGTGATTTGCGCCGGCGGGTTTTTAACCATGTCGGGAAATTCACGTTGCAGGAATTCGATAAAGTCGGCACGGCGTCGCTCATTACTCGGACGACGAACGACATCACCCAAGTCCAGCAAGTGGTTATCATGATGCTGCGCATGGTCATCAGCGCTCCGATCATGCTGGTGGGCGGGCTAATTCTCGCGATTTCGCAAGACGCCAAGCTGTCGCTTGTGATTTTAGCGGCAATGCCGGTGCTTGCCGGATCAATCATTATGATTTTCAAAAAAGGGATGCCGCTGTTCCAGGAAGTGCAAAAACGCTTGGACCGGCTGAATTTGGTGCTTCGTGAAAATTTGACGGGCATCCGCGTTATCCGCGCATTCAACCGCGAAGCGGAAGAGCAAGTGCGCATGACGAAAGCGAACCGTGATTTGACGAACGTGTCGATCCAAGTGAATAGAATCATGGCGTTCATTATGCCGGTCATGATGCTCGTCATGAACTTGACGGTCGTCGGCATCATTTGGTTTGGCGGCTACCGCATCAATAGCGGCGCCATGCAGATCGGTGAGTTAATGGCATTCATCCAATACGTCATGCTGATCATGTTCGCGCTCGTTATGGCATCGGTCATGTTCATCATGATTCCGCGCGCGGCTGTATCAGCGAACCGCATCAATGAAGTGCTCGAAATGGAACCTTCTTTTGTTGATGATGGGACACAAAAAGCGGACCGCGAACGCGGCACGCTGCAATTTGACGATGTGACGTTCAGTTATCCAGGCGCCGAAAAGCCGGCGCTGTCGAATATCTCGTTTTCTACAAGACCGGGAGAAATCACCGCCATTATCGGCGGGACCGGATCAGGGAAAACGACACTCGTTAATTTGATTCCACGCTTTTATGAAATTACGAGCGGCGCCATCCGTGTCAACGGCGTCGATATCCGCGAAGCGTCGCAGGATGAAGTGCGCTCGAAACTCGGTTTTGTGCCGCAAAAAGCCATTTTGTTCACCGGCACGATTGCGGACAATATCCGCTTCGGCAAGCAAGATGCCAGCGAAGAGGAAATCGAACATGCGGCACGCGTTGCGCAAGCTACAGATTTTATTGAACGGATGCCGGAAGGCTACAATTCGGAAATCGAGCAAGGCGGTTCGAACTTGTCGGGCGGCCAAAAGCAGCGCTTGTCAATCGCCCGCGCTTTGATCCGAAAACCGGATTTGTATGTGTTCGACGACAGCTTTTCAGCGCTCGACTACAAGACCGATGCACGTTTGCGCTCAGCATTGAAAAGCGAGACGACAAACGCGACAGTGCTACTGGTTGCACAGCGCGTCAGCACAGTGGTCGACGCAGACCGCATTATCGTCTTGGAACAGGGCCGGATTGCCGGAATGGGCACGCACGAAGAGCTGCTTGAGACCAACGGCGTCTACCGTGAAATCGTGCTATCGCAGCTGACAGAGGAGGAAATCGCATGA
- a CDS encoding GNAT family N-acetyltransferase gives MMEIVKADPQHVHGIIDVCVAGYWATYGETHSKEYIERVINVFYNPERVLTEVTLTDRNWGGYFVALDGGEVVGAGGGGMIGETAGEVFVLYLKPGRRNEGIGTLLLNAITKQQKEEFGATEQWVSVQKGNAKGIPFYEARGFRFQQEQIGYENAEQENYVSLRYYRRLD, from the coding sequence ATGATGGAAATTGTGAAAGCAGACCCACAACATGTTCATGGAATTATTGATGTCTGTGTTGCGGGATATTGGGCAACCTACGGGGAAACGCACAGCAAGGAATATATCGAGCGGGTCATAAACGTCTTTTACAATCCCGAGCGTGTCTTAACGGAAGTGACCCTCACAGACAGGAACTGGGGCGGCTATTTTGTCGCGCTTGATGGCGGGGAAGTGGTTGGCGCGGGCGGCGGAGGCATGATCGGCGAAACGGCCGGGGAAGTTTTCGTGTTGTATTTAAAGCCCGGCCGGCGCAATGAAGGAATCGGTACCTTATTATTGAACGCCATTACGAAACAGCAAAAAGAAGAGTTTGGCGCCACTGAACAGTGGGTGTCCGTGCAAAAAGGAAACGCTAAAGGCATTCCGTTTTACGAAGCGAGAGGGTTTAGGTTCCAACAAGAACAAATAGGTTATGAAAATGCGGAACAAGAAAATTATGTTTCACTAAGATATTACCGGCGACTGGATTAG
- a CDS encoding helix-turn-helix domain-containing protein — protein sequence MEFNAQNFGQLLKQLRENHGLSMLSLAKGIGTSASRIKSWENGESIPSAKWIVALSSFLNVPMDELLKTNQKEGIISSLSLKDEPDYENSFPVMQQENKYIHQIKTLLPYLSEQDLLEIYTLTDLKVRK from the coding sequence ATGGAATTTAACGCACAAAATTTTGGCCAACTATTAAAGCAGCTTCGGGAAAACCATGGACTATCGATGCTATCCCTGGCAAAAGGAATAGGAACTTCGGCAAGCCGCATCAAAAGTTGGGAAAATGGAGAATCTATACCTTCTGCTAAATGGATTGTCGCTTTAAGTTCTTTTTTAAATGTTCCAATGGATGAATTATTGAAAACCAATCAAAAAGAAGGAATTATAAGCAGTTTGTCTCTGAAAGATGAACCTGATTATGAAAACTCATTTCCCGTCATGCAACAGGAAAATAAGTATATTCACCAAATAAAAACATTGCTGCCTTATTTGTCAGAACAAGATTTATTGGAGATTTATACATTAACGGATTTAAAAGTGAGAAAATGA
- a CDS encoding GNAT family N-acetyltransferase encodes MIRLANERDAEAILNIDNEITLSKATTKFFISSPSELSYDVNEVKEKIKTSLEKNNLFAVYERDGIVVGFLVFKRYTYNRLHHAGSMGMGIQEEYTNQGIGTQLIEYLIDWAKQQENLEKICLGVVSVNERAINVYKRLGFIEEGRQKNQIKYEDGTYSDDIVMAYMLN; translated from the coding sequence ATGATAAGGCTGGCAAATGAACGGGATGCAGAAGCGATTCTGAACATTGATAATGAAATTACACTTTCAAAAGCGACAACAAAGTTTTTTATTTCCTCTCCAAGCGAATTGTCCTATGACGTCAATGAAGTTAAAGAAAAGATAAAAACAAGCCTCGAGAAAAATAACCTCTTTGCCGTATACGAAAGAGATGGAATAGTTGTCGGTTTCCTGGTCTTCAAGCGCTATACATACAACAGGTTGCACCACGCCGGCTCCATGGGAATGGGGATACAAGAAGAATATACAAATCAAGGCATCGGCACGCAATTGATCGAGTACTTGATTGATTGGGCGAAGCAGCAAGAAAACCTAGAGAAAATTTGCTTGGGCGTGGTGTCGGTCAACGAACGAGCCATCAACGTTTACAAGCGTCTAGGTTTTATCGAAGAAGGCAGGCAGAAGAACCAAATCAAATACGAAGACGGCACTTATAGCGATGACATTGTGATGGCTTATATGCTGAATTAA
- a CDS encoding ornithine cyclodeaminase family protein — protein sequence MLVINEKQIQNLYSMSEAITDVTAILKAKEQEKLVNPHRTVIDFPEREASALYMPSADLEGNVAGVKVVTIFPRNPAQGKPTTQGVILLTDATNGEHIAMMGASYLTRLRTGALSGIATNLLAKKDSRTLVVIGTGAMAFEQVLGVLAVRPIENIILVNRTSEKAVAFGEKLTRFGVTVSWEVELNVAKAVKKADIICCATRSNEPVFEGAELRPGTHINGVGSYLPSMREVDETTVMRAAKIVVDDLAGVKDEAGELIHCAKSGNWSFDQVYGELSELAAGDKQIRQSDKEITFFKSVGAAYFDLAVAKGVYAKARAVGAGMEVEM from the coding sequence ATGTTAGTTATCAATGAAAAACAGATTCAGAATTTATATAGCATGAGCGAGGCCATTACAGACGTGACGGCAATTTTGAAAGCAAAAGAACAAGAAAAACTTGTCAATCCGCACCGAACGGTTATCGATTTTCCAGAACGGGAGGCATCTGCACTTTACATGCCAAGCGCTGACTTGGAAGGCAATGTGGCAGGGGTCAAAGTAGTGACGATTTTTCCAAGAAATCCGGCGCAAGGAAAACCGACGACGCAGGGGGTGATTTTGCTAACGGATGCCACAAACGGCGAACACATTGCAATGATGGGCGCTTCCTATTTGACGCGTTTGCGTACCGGTGCACTCAGCGGAATCGCAACAAATTTATTGGCGAAAAAAGACAGCCGCACTCTGGTTGTTATCGGCACAGGAGCGATGGCATTTGAACAAGTGCTCGGCGTACTCGCAGTGCGGCCGATCGAGAACATCATCCTCGTCAACCGGACATCCGAAAAAGCCGTGGCTTTCGGGGAGAAATTGACCCGTTTTGGCGTAACGGTTTCTTGGGAAGTAGAATTAAATGTTGCAAAAGCCGTGAAAAAGGCGGATATTATTTGTTGTGCGACGCGTTCGAATGAACCTGTTTTTGAAGGGGCCGAGTTGCGGCCGGGCACCCATATAAACGGTGTCGGTTCGTATTTGCCAAGCATGCGCGAAGTAGACGAAACGACAGTAATGCGCGCCGCCAAAATTGTAGTAGATGATTTAGCCGGCGTGAAAGACGAAGCCGGTGAATTGATTCACTGTGCGAAAAGTGGCAACTGGTCGTTTGATCAAGTGTATGGCGAACTGAGCGAACTTGCGGCTGGTGATAAACAAATTCGGCAGTCGGATAAGGAAATCACATTTTTCAAGTCGGTGGGTGCTGCTTATTTTGATCTCGCCGTAGCCAAAGGAGTTTATGCCAAAGCGCGAGCAGTCGGCGCAGGGATGGAAGTGGAAATGTAG
- a CDS encoding asparaginase, which translates to MTAEKVVEVSRGALVESLHRGHVAVVNAKNELLYSVGNPHEVIYARSSMKPLQAIPIVETGAADHYGFDNADLSLACASHNGEDQHTTRVQAILDRTGLSVADLQCGTHNPKLEAAYEALIKSGEPLTAIYNNCSGKHSGMLATARHMKESTADYYKLDHPVQQRILEVISDLTEVPVDDIAIGVDGCGVPVHAVPLENLALSFAKMADPSGLPEKRRDAVRKITTAMAAEPEMVGGTERFCTDFMHAMNGRMFAKAGAEGVYCIGDSETGIGIALKIEDGNARATSAVALEVLSQLGLLTDEQREQLHDYHRPPLENARKEKIGELSPAFTLKEYTVASS; encoded by the coding sequence ATGACAGCAGAAAAAGTGGTGGAGGTTTCAAGAGGTGCGCTTGTTGAAAGTTTACATAGAGGCCATGTGGCTGTGGTCAATGCCAAAAATGAGCTGCTCTACAGTGTGGGGAATCCGCATGAAGTGATTTACGCGAGGTCATCGATGAAGCCGCTGCAAGCGATTCCGATTGTGGAAACGGGAGCGGCCGACCATTACGGCTTTGATAATGCGGACTTGTCATTGGCCTGTGCTTCACACAACGGGGAAGACCAGCACACTACGCGGGTGCAAGCCATTTTGGACAGAACGGGACTTTCGGTTGCAGATTTGCAATGCGGCACGCATAATCCGAAACTGGAAGCGGCGTACGAAGCGCTCATCAAATCAGGCGAACCGCTGACTGCCATTTACAACAACTGCTCCGGGAAACATAGTGGCATGCTGGCGACAGCCAGGCATATGAAGGAATCGACAGCTGATTACTACAAGCTTGATCATCCGGTCCAGCAGCGCATCCTTGAAGTGATCAGTGATTTAACGGAAGTGCCAGTGGACGACATTGCCATCGGCGTCGATGGCTGCGGCGTTCCGGTACATGCTGTTCCGCTTGAGAACTTGGCGCTCAGCTTTGCCAAGATGGCCGATCCAAGCGGTCTGCCGGAAAAACGGCGGGACGCGGTCCGGAAAATCACGACAGCGATGGCAGCGGAACCTGAAATGGTCGGGGGGACGGAGCGTTTTTGTACGGATTTCATGCACGCCATGAACGGCCGGATGTTTGCGAAGGCCGGAGCGGAAGGCGTCTATTGCATCGGCGATAGCGAGACGGGGATTGGCATTGCCCTGAAAATCGAAGACGGCAACGCTCGGGCAACGTCTGCAGTGGCGTTGGAAGTGTTGTCCCAGCTTGGCTTGTTGACGGATGAGCAAAGGGAACAATTGCATGATTACCATCGTCCGCCGCTTGAGAACGCCCGGAAAGAGAAGATTGGCGAGTTGAGTCCGGCGTTTACGCTGAAAGAATATACGGTCGCTTCTTCTTAA
- a CDS encoding helix-turn-helix domain-containing protein: protein MSSDAMGIILKKLRKERKLTLKELAEQTGVSISFLSQVERGKSSATLESLRRFADALDVNPGIFFEENASYDELAERKALYHYKDLSHGVKHSTLSPIMVTLYPGDNDWSPFSHQGFEFLFVLEGLLTVEIEGERSQLHAQQSLLFDASKKHYWGNHTESPVRFLVVSSKN from the coding sequence ATGTCATCTGACGCAATGGGGATCATTTTAAAAAAACTGCGCAAAGAGCGGAAGCTGACTTTAAAAGAGCTGGCAGAACAAACCGGCGTTTCCATCAGTTTTCTTTCTCAGGTGGAACGCGGGAAATCCAGTGCCACGCTTGAATCATTAAGAAGGTTTGCCGACGCATTGGATGTCAATCCGGGAATTTTTTTTGAGGAAAACGCTTCGTATGATGAATTAGCGGAACGCAAAGCCCTCTACCACTATAAAGATTTATCACACGGTGTTAAGCATTCCACCTTATCTCCGATAATGGTCACGCTTTATCCGGGAGACAATGACTGGAGTCCATTCTCACATCAAGGTTTTGAATTCCTGTTTGTCTTGGAAGGCTTGCTGACAGTGGAAATTGAGGGCGAACGATCTCAGCTCCATGCTCAACAGTCCCTCTTATTCGACGCCAGTAAAAAACATTACTGGGGCAACCATACAGAAAGTCCTGTTCGTTTTTTAGTGGTGTCTTCAAAAAATTAA
- a CDS encoding DUF4385 domain-containing protein — translation MAFDYDLDYENLDLRKQPELYRVGKGEQGVLLVEPYKSEILPHWRFKTPEIAQESCDKIYEMFEEYRKQDDFVGMDMARKFIQMGYTRARRYTNYKGGRKYNEDGTIKERNIDPVKAESAAIFKKKWDEIREDQDYLARKKKHQKEFG, via the coding sequence ATGGCTTTTGATTATGATTTGGATTATGAAAATTTAGATTTGCGGAAACAGCCGGAGCTGTACCGTGTGGGGAAAGGCGAGCAGGGCGTTTTGCTTGTTGAGCCGTATAAGAGTGAGATCTTGCCGCATTGGCGCTTTAAGACGCCGGAGATTGCGCAGGAGTCGTGCGATAAAATTTATGAGATGTTCGAAGAGTACCGCAAGCAGGATGATTTTGTAGGCATGGACATGGCGCGGAAGTTCATTCAGATGGGCTATACGCGGGCGCGCCGCTACACCAATTACAAAGGCGGCCGCAAGTATAACGAGGATGGCACGATCAAAGAGCGCAACATCGATCCGGTGAAGGCGGAGTCGGCGGCCATTTTCAAGAAGAAGTGGGATGAAATCAGGGAAGACCAAGATTACTTGGCACGCAAGAAAAAGCACCAAAAAGAATTTGGATGA